A stretch of DNA from Desulfovibrio sp.:
TGCCGTCCGTGTGCTCGTACATCACGGCTTTCGAGAACGGGCCGCGGTACAGCACTGGCATCCGCTCGATGCCGAGGTCCCGGACGGCAGCAGCAAAGTCGTCGCGGCCGAGGAACGCGCCGTCAACCCAGATGTCGAAAGCGGCGAACGCGCGGTCCTTGCGGCCGTAGGCGAGATCCTGCACACCGGCCCCATAGGTCTCGCCCAGGACATGGACGGTCTTGCCGGGAAACACACGGCGAATAGCGTCGTGCAGATCGACGGCCTTGGCCGCCTGCATGTAGAGGTTCCCGGCATTTGCCTCGTTGTCTTTGAAGACGAGACCCTTGGCGCCCATGCCCTTGGAGTAGACGATGCCGTCGCCGGCGACCATCTCGGGATGCCCGAGGCCAGGCACCACGGCGACGCCGGTGAAGGTGCCGTGGGTCTTCTCGGTCATCTCGACCTCTTCGCCGTCGACGAGGACGTCGGGGAATGCCTTGAAGTTCTCGATGTCGTACTTCAGCGGATGGCCGAAGAGATTGGCGACCTCGCCCGCCATATGTGCGGGGATCGGCGGCTCGTACTTGACCACGCCCAGCGCCTCGGCGACGCAGTCGCCCTCATTGGCGTTCGCGGGCACCTGGTCGTACAGGATGCCCTGGCTCAAGCAGCCGCGCAGCCGGATCGCTTTGATACGGTTCTTGGCGCTGCCCGCCAGCTTGCCGACGAGGCCCAGCGTCTCGATCAGCGGATCGGGCAAAACCGAGGCCTCGGGGAGATAGACGACAACGTCGCCGGCCTTGAACTGCCCCTTCTTGACCACCGAGCGGTAGTCGCCGACCACGGCCAGTTCGATGGCATCGGCATTGGGAATGGGCTCGATACCGCGAACGCGGACCACCGGAACGGAAAAATTCGACATGTCATCTCTCCCCTGTTCTGACCGACCAAGTGCCGAAAAACGTCCTCCGGCACCCCCCTATTCGTCGATGCCATCCTTAATACCGAATCGTGAGGCAATAGTAAACATATATGTCTATGTCGCGATAACCGACGCCGCCGGCAGCATACCTGTACATCGTCCACTCCCCGCATTCCGTTGCAATTGGCGCGCTCCTCAGCGGGAGTGGTGCCATTGTCGTGGTGTACAAAAACCTATGTCAGGGAATGACCGCAACATGAACTGGAAGTCCAGCTTCTTCGAGTCCCTGGCAACTGCCCCCAATTCCAGCAAACAAGACGACGTTGATGCCTTGCTGAAACGGCCAAGGGTGATGATCGAGGTCATCCTTCTGCCGCTGCCGGGGAGGTTTCGTGAAGGACGACTGGGGCGCCACATGCGTGGGCAGGTTGTCGAAAAGGTACGTCATCGCAGGCGAAATCTCCAGTAGGTTGGTTCCTTACCTCCGGTTATCTCACCCGCCGCCGAAGCCACAATTTGGGCTGGAGACCTCACTCCAACGAGGTCTGCCAGGCTCGACCGCCAGCGCCAGAATCCAACGAACAGCAGAACCAAGAGCCTGCGCAGCCAGCTACAGAAACCGGAAAGATCAGACGGCGCCGCCCGATGTAAAGCTGTCGCAAATTGGACGAAGCCGCCGTGTCGAAGCCAATCTTACCGATGGCTGAAATCCATTTTGACTGCCTAAAACGCGCAGAATTGCGCACAATATCCGGACAGTAAACGCGAAAGGGCCTTGTACCAACTTTCGGTGAGTGAGACTCACGGAGGGGATTCCCAAGCCGGCCAGAATA
This window harbors:
- a CDS encoding RNA ligase (ATP), which codes for MSNFSVPVVRVRGIEPIPNADAIELAVVGDYRSVVKKGQFKAGDVVVYLPEASVLPDPLIETLGLVGKLAGSAKNRIKAIRLRGCLSQGILYDQVPANANEGDCVAEALGVVKYEPPIPAHMAGEVANLFGHPLKYDIENFKAFPDVLVDGEEVEMTEKTHGTFTGVAVVPGLGHPEMVAGDGIVYSKGMGAKGLVFKDNEANAGNLYMQAAKAVDLHDAIRRVFPGKTVHVLGETYGAGVQDLAYGRKDRAFAAFDIWVDGAFLGRDDFAAAVRDLGIERMPVLYRGPFSKAVMYEHTDGKSVVGAGAHIREGVVIVPVTERRDDAIGRVILKSVSGDYLTRKGEATEFN